A single genomic interval of Pseudomonadota bacterium harbors:
- a CDS encoding FkbM family methyltransferase, which produces MMMRFKVFMKRMEDYIFPPRLAFYLKRIGKGKFYSLNKLDQQLLEFIDYENGYFVELGANDGITQANTAHFEKHKGWNGLLIEPIPSKFLECVRNRSEKNHFVCGACVGFDYKEQFVELIYSDLMTISKELSGRDDAEAHAQKGLNVMKSHETNFTFGAKAYTLTSLLKDANAPKTVDLLSLDVEGAELEVLKGVDFDTYNFKYMLIECWDKDGITAFLEEKGYKIIKQLSRHDYLFSK; this is translated from the coding sequence ATGATGATGCGCTTTAAAGTCTTTATGAAAAGGATGGAAGATTATATCTTCCCCCCTCGTCTTGCTTTTTACCTAAAACGCATTGGTAAAGGTAAATTCTATAGCCTAAATAAGCTGGATCAACAGCTCCTTGAGTTTATTGATTATGAAAACGGCTACTTTGTTGAGCTCGGCGCAAACGATGGCATCACTCAAGCGAACACAGCTCATTTTGAAAAGCATAAAGGTTGGAACGGCCTTCTGATTGAACCAATCCCAAGTAAATTTTTAGAGTGTGTCCGTAATCGCAGCGAGAAAAACCACTTCGTGTGCGGAGCATGTGTAGGGTTTGACTATAAAGAACAGTTTGTTGAACTTATTTATAGCGACCTAATGACCATCTCTAAAGAGCTTTCAGGCAGAGATGACGCTGAAGCACATGCCCAAAAAGGCTTAAACGTGATGAAGTCTCACGAGACAAACTTTACGTTTGGCGCAAAAGCTTACACCCTCACCTCTCTCTTAAAGGACGCAAACGCTCCAAAGACAGTAGACCTTCTCTCTCTTGACGTTGAGGGAGCAGAACTTGAAGTTCTTAAAGGAGTCGACTTTGATACCTACAACTTCAAATACATGCTTATTGAATGCTGGGATAAAGACGGAATTACAGCCTTTTTAGAAGAAAAAGGTTACAAAATCATTAAGCAACTCAGCCGTCACGATTACCTCTTTTCTAAATAA
- a CDS encoding NUDIX domain-containing protein produces the protein MSETPIVFGAQFSAAVWIENSRGELLLQQRSSSEPNFPNTWCLPGGTVPKDVNARSVVVHRLMDELGLGTVNVPAESFRKDWVADGYGNYASFTLFVLRFPMELGEFRWRDHIMVPSVGFFDQKSLIVMKEEGSLHPATAYAVGELVEGESWMPLLKNYQK, from the coding sequence ATGTCAGAGACCCCCATTGTATTTGGTGCACAGTTCAGTGCTGCAGTGTGGATTGAAAACAGTCGAGGTGAATTGCTTTTGCAGCAACGCAGCAGCAGTGAACCGAATTTCCCAAACACATGGTGTTTGCCTGGTGGCACAGTTCCTAAGGATGTGAACGCCAGAAGTGTTGTTGTGCATCGTTTGATGGATGAGCTGGGCCTGGGAACCGTGAACGTGCCAGCTGAATCCTTCCGTAAGGATTGGGTGGCTGATGGTTACGGCAATTACGCCAGCTTTACGCTGTTTGTGCTTCGCTTTCCCATGGAACTTGGCGAGTTCCGCTGGCGCGATCATATTATGGTGCCGTCTGTGGGCTTCTTTGATCAAAAATCATTGATTGTCATGAAAGAAGAAGGCTCGTTGCATCCTGCAACGGCTTATGCCGTTGGGGAACTGGTTGAAGGTGAAAGCTGGATGCCACTTTTGAAGAATTATCAAAAGTAA
- a CDS encoding ABC transporter ATP-binding protein, with protein MSRVLDIKAVSKTYGTGNGELTVLSGADLILNKGERVAIVGQSGSGKSTLLHIAGLLDAPTAGEVMLNGVSVNAFSDRKRSAVRNSTFGFIYQTHHLMPDFTALENVMMPARIAGMSQKAALTRAHELLAKVGLAHRLEHRPSELSGGEGQRVAIARALMNKPEVLLADEPTGSLDPENADSVFELFESLVKEEGMALLMVTHNPELASRCDRVLNLDHGHLTESV; from the coding sequence ATGAGTCGTGTTCTAGATATTAAAGCTGTAAGCAAAACATATGGTACAGGTAATGGTGAACTGACTGTGCTTTCTGGTGCTGACCTGATTTTGAACAAAGGTGAGCGTGTGGCGATTGTTGGTCAGAGTGGGAGTGGTAAAAGTACGCTTCTACATATTGCAGGCCTTCTTGATGCGCCAACTGCTGGTGAAGTGATGCTGAACGGTGTTTCAGTGAATGCTTTTTCTGACCGTAAACGCAGTGCTGTGCGTAACAGTACGTTTGGCTTTATTTACCAAACACACCACCTTATGCCTGACTTTACAGCCCTTGAAAATGTGATGATGCCAGCGCGTATTGCAGGTATGAGCCAGAAAGCTGCACTCACACGTGCTCATGAACTTCTTGCAAAAGTTGGTCTTGCGCACCGTTTGGAGCACCGCCCGTCAGAGCTAAGTGGGGGTGAGGGGCAGCGCGTAGCCATTGCACGTGCGCTTATGAATAAGCCTGAAGTTTTGCTTGCTGATGAACCAACAGGAAGTCTAGACCCTGAAAACGCAGATAGCGTATTTGAGCTGTTTGAATCACTTGTAAAAGAAGAGGGGATGGCGCTACTTATGGTGACCCATAACCCTGAGCTTGCTTCAAGATGTGACCGTGTTCTAAATCTTGATCATGGACATTTAACTGAGTCCGTATAA
- a CDS encoding NUDIX hydrolase, whose amino-acid sequence MAKHPVVIGAMSSAGILIGNEDGKLLLQLRGFDEEEFAGTWSFPGGRMLDASDHPDATVLVKLLEDLGFSSDPWRMGIVDQVTVVNGVYEPAKLTLLRYSVPVNSVELGRYEHMAPAWGFFTFEDVVMMRETGLLHPTTAFAVEHIQRVKAEQGRCLLTGGQD is encoded by the coding sequence ATGGCAAAACATCCTGTTGTTATTGGCGCTATGTCGTCTGCTGGCATTTTGATTGGAAACGAAGATGGTAAACTTCTTTTGCAGCTGAGAGGCTTTGATGAAGAAGAGTTTGCTGGGACTTGGTCTTTCCCCGGTGGGCGGATGCTGGATGCGTCTGATCATCCTGATGCTACGGTATTGGTAAAACTGCTAGAAGATCTGGGTTTTTCATCAGATCCTTGGCGTATGGGCATTGTAGATCAAGTGACTGTGGTCAATGGTGTTTATGAACCTGCAAAGCTTACTTTGCTGCGTTATTCTGTTCCGGTTAATTCTGTTGAACTTGGCCGCTATGAACATATGGCACCGGCATGGGGCTTTTTTACTTTTGAAGACGTTGTCATGATGCGTGAAACAGGGCTGTTGCACCCTACCACTGCGTTTGCGGTAGAGCATATTCAGCGTGTAAAAGCAGAGCAGGGCCGTTGCCTTCTGACTGGAGGGCAAGATTAA
- a CDS encoding lipoprotein-releasing ABC transporter permease subunit — protein sequence MKNLTLQPHVILRYLSARRGFVKVVTGFSLLGIFLGVAALIVVMSVMAGFREELLSRILGMTGHINVNVQNMTIAEGKAARADLMGVEGMTSVQMYTQAQGMVVRGGNVSGILVRGIDPEFKYGQELLFDSIVEGDLYHLAKPNTVSIGESLAKKLGVGVGDSVTLMSPRGTPTIAGFVPRMQRMEVAAIFDVGFTLYNNGWMLMSLETVGKFFGVGDKIGGFEIRVTTPDELLPYDEKIRAVTGEDVFISGWNTVNKQFFEALQVEKVVMFVILSLVIIVAAFNIITGQTMLVGSKRSDIAILRTMGAPRKKILGIFFWNGLLLGGVGTLAGIGAGLAIAYNLQSIVAFLETMLGVSIFSGEAYYLTEIPVVIVWADIVSVSLMSMVLTLLACLYPAWRAAKTDPVEVLRSL from the coding sequence ATGAAGAATTTAACGCTCCAACCTCATGTAATCTTACGTTACCTCTCAGCTCGTCGCGGGTTTGTGAAGGTGGTAACAGGCTTTTCTCTTCTTGGTATTTTTCTTGGTGTTGCCGCACTTATTGTTGTGATGAGTGTGATGGCGGGGTTCCGTGAAGAACTACTCAGCCGTATCCTTGGTATGACTGGTCATATTAATGTCAATGTACAAAATATGACAATTGCTGAAGGGAAGGCGGCGCGCGCTGACCTTATGGGCGTAGAGGGCATGACATCTGTGCAAATGTACACGCAAGCGCAGGGTATGGTAGTGCGTGGTGGGAATGTGTCTGGTATCTTGGTACGTGGAATTGACCCGGAGTTCAAATACGGCCAAGAGCTTCTATTTGACTCAATTGTAGAGGGTGATCTTTACCACCTTGCAAAACCAAACACGGTTTCTATTGGTGAGTCTCTTGCGAAAAAACTTGGTGTAGGTGTTGGTGATAGCGTGACGCTGATGTCTCCACGTGGTACACCAACAATCGCTGGCTTTGTGCCACGCATGCAGCGTATGGAAGTTGCGGCTATTTTTGATGTCGGTTTTACACTCTACAACAATGGCTGGATGTTGATGAGCCTTGAGACTGTTGGTAAGTTCTTTGGTGTAGGCGATAAAATTGGCGGTTTTGAAATTCGAGTGACAACACCTGACGAACTGCTTCCGTATGATGAAAAAATTCGTGCGGTGACAGGTGAAGATGTCTTTATTTCTGGTTGGAATACAGTCAATAAACAATTCTTTGAAGCGCTACAGGTGGAGAAAGTGGTGATGTTTGTCATCCTCTCTCTGGTTATTATTGTGGCAGCTTTCAATATTATTACAGGGCAAACCATGCTTGTAGGAAGCAAGCGCAGCGACATCGCAATCCTCAGAACTATGGGCGCGCCGCGTAAAAAGATTCTAGGCATCTTCTTCTGGAACGGCCTTCTACTTGGTGGGGTAGGGACACTTGCAGGTATTGGTGCTGGCCTTGCGATTGCGTATAACTTGCAGAGCATTGTTGCCTTTCTTGAAACCATGCTTGGTGTTTCTATCTTTAGTGGAGAAGCTTACTATCTTACTGAAATTCCTGTCGTTATTGTTTGGGCAGATATTGTGAGTGTGAGCCTTATGAGTATGGTACTTACACTCCTTGCATGCTTGTACCCTGCTTGGCGTGCGGCAAAAACAGATCCTGTGGAGGTGTTACGTAGCCTATGA
- a CDS encoding NUDIX domain-containing protein, with amino-acid sequence MNIYPFIHGQRAGALVWVRNYEGKVLFQFRDSNPRISPLQFSLWGGAIEEGESPELAASRELFEELGMQTAINPFSDMHKMMVTSQYGDVPSYLCELSRPVSWSNFRVYEGAGAAFFTLSEVRALEATGILAPIASLWVEYMASKQLFS; translated from the coding sequence ATGAATATTTATCCGTTCATTCATGGTCAACGAGCTGGCGCGCTTGTTTGGGTGCGTAACTACGAAGGAAAGGTTCTGTTTCAGTTTCGGGATTCTAACCCTCGCATTTCACCATTGCAGTTTTCGCTTTGGGGCGGTGCTATTGAAGAAGGTGAATCTCCTGAACTGGCAGCATCCCGTGAGCTTTTTGAAGAGCTTGGGATGCAAACAGCAATCAATCCGTTTTCTGATATGCACAAAATGATGGTGACAAGCCAGTATGGTGATGTTCCATCATACCTTTGTGAATTGAGCCGACCTGTAAGTTGGTCCAATTTTAGGGTGTATGAAGGCGCAGGCGCTGCGTTTTTTACGCTGTCAGAGGTACGTGCGCTAGAAGCTACTGGTATTTTGGCCCCCATTGCAAGCCTGTGGGTTGAATATATGGCCAGTAAACAGCTTTTTAGCTGA
- the proS gene encoding proline--tRNA ligase — protein sequence MKLSQYFIPTLRENPADAQVPSHRLMLRAGMLRPVASGVYTWLPFGLKVRDIVAKVVREEMDASGANEIFMPMVQPASLWQETGRWDKMDAELCRIQDRHENNFCLGPTHEEVVTDVVRRSVNSYKQLPVMLYQIQSKFRDEVRPRFGVMRGREFMMKDCYSFDVDEESAMNSYNTMKDAYHRIFKRLGLDYRVVKADSGAIGGDLSEEFQVIAETGEDELVFDKEGDYAVNVEKHDPETCGVPAERLETKRGIEVGNIFYLGDTYSKPMKAVVKHSDGSERPAIMGCYGIGICRTVAAAIEQNHDENGIIWPEEMAPYQIGLMNLRVSDEACSETADKLYDSFRAQGFDVLYDDRDEPAGAKFTSMDLIGLPWQCTIGPRGVKEGKAEWKNRKTDERFELPIGELPEALQVKAKAAA from the coding sequence ATGAAACTCAGTCAATATTTTATACCAACCCTTCGTGAAAACCCAGCGGATGCGCAGGTTCCAAGCCACCGTCTTATGCTACGTGCGGGTATGCTTCGTCCCGTGGCAAGTGGGGTTTACACGTGGCTTCCCTTTGGGCTGAAGGTACGAGATATTGTTGCAAAGGTTGTGCGTGAAGAAATGGACGCATCAGGCGCAAATGAGATTTTCATGCCGATGGTTCAACCTGCTTCACTTTGGCAGGAAACTGGCCGTTGGGACAAAATGGATGCTGAGCTTTGCCGTATCCAAGACCGTCACGAAAACAACTTCTGCCTTGGCCCAACTCATGAAGAGGTGGTGACAGATGTTGTGCGCCGTAGTGTGAACTCGTACAAACAGCTTCCGGTTATGCTTTATCAGATTCAAAGTAAGTTTCGTGATGAGGTTCGCCCTCGTTTTGGTGTAATGCGTGGTCGTGAGTTTATGATGAAGGACTGCTATAGCTTTGACGTAGACGAAGAAAGCGCAATGAACAGCTACAACACAATGAAGGATGCATACCACCGTATCTTTAAGCGCCTTGGCCTTGATTACCGTGTGGTGAAAGCTGACTCTGGTGCCATTGGTGGTGATCTGAGTGAAGAGTTCCAAGTGATTGCGGAAACTGGTGAAGATGAACTTGTGTTTGATAAAGAGGGCGATTACGCCGTCAACGTTGAAAAGCACGATCCTGAGACATGTGGTGTGCCTGCTGAACGCCTTGAAACAAAGCGTGGTATTGAAGTCGGTAATATCTTTTACTTAGGTGATACGTACTCTAAGCCAATGAAAGCTGTGGTGAAACATAGTGATGGCTCTGAGCGTCCTGCAATTATGGGCTGCTACGGTATTGGTATTTGCCGTACAGTGGCTGCTGCGATTGAGCAGAACCATGATGAGAATGGTATTATCTGGCCAGAAGAAATGGCGCCATACCAGATTGGTCTGATGAACTTACGTGTAAGCGACGAAGCTTGCTCTGAAACAGCTGACAAACTTTACGATAGCTTCCGTGCGCAAGGGTTTGACGTGCTATACGATGATCGTGATGAGCCTGCTGGTGCGAAGTTCACAAGTATGGATTTGATTGGCCTGCCTTGGCAGTGCACAATTGGCCCGCGTGGTGTGAAGGAAGGCAAAGCTGAATGGAAAAACCGTAAGACAGATGAGCGCTTTGAGCTTCCTATCGGTGAGCTTCCAGAAGCCTTGCAAGTCAAAGCAAAAGCGGCAGCATAG
- the efp gene encoding elongation factor P — protein sequence MKINANEIRPGNVLEYQNGLWQVHKVGHVKPGKGGAFAQVEMKNIQTGTKLNERFRSEDKVERARLEQRPMQYLYDDGEALTFMDNENYEQITLPYDVIGDGKVWLQEEMVVSIEMHEGNPIGVELPAQVEMEVIEADAVVKGQTASSSYKPSKVENGETVMVPPFVEAGIRIVVSTADGTYVGRA from the coding sequence ATGAAAATCAACGCGAATGAAATTCGTCCGGGAAATGTTCTCGAATACCAAAACGGCCTATGGCAAGTCCACAAGGTTGGTCACGTCAAGCCTGGTAAAGGCGGTGCTTTTGCACAGGTAGAGATGAAGAACATCCAAACAGGTACGAAACTCAACGAGCGTTTCAGAAGTGAAGACAAAGTTGAGCGTGCTCGCCTTGAGCAACGCCCAATGCAATACCTTTATGATGATGGTGAAGCACTGACATTCATGGATAACGAAAACTACGAACAAATTACACTGCCATACGATGTCATCGGTGATGGTAAAGTGTGGCTTCAAGAAGAAATGGTTGTTTCTATTGAAATGCATGAAGGTAACCCAATTGGTGTTGAACTTCCTGCCCAAGTAGAAATGGAAGTGATTGAAGCAGACGCAGTGGTTAAAGGCCAAACAGCGTCATCATCTTACAAGCCTTCTAAGGTAGAAAACGGCGAAACAGTTATGGTTCCTCCATTTGTTGAAGCTGGTATTCGCATCGTAGTCAGCACAGCAGACGGCACTTACGTCGGTCGCGCATAA
- a CDS encoding trypsin-like peptidase domain-containing protein, with the protein MKLTRFAAIAALAIGTTSPLALHADGLTTGATLQEAHSTRTNVTDDMLNRLRGTTPRFDYTMWLHPELQLSESTVEPSLGYLERIRRMEEATIYLQNSSATTEQGSSGSGVIIDNINCWALTNHHVIEGADFVNVSFINGWLTDGTPQIENVSATIIGYPGDKTQDFDLALIQLDHCNGAAWAPVITDHTLVQVGETAVAVGNPMSQTWSVTTGTVSHTSRMTLGTWPMLQTDASVNPGNSGGPLFDQNGEVIGINTSILSRQRENNGLAFAVRSDLVRLFLNNMYRYGQMQVNQIGIQIGGISKSEAAIMDIPGGVLVSKVMPDTPAAEAGIQEGDIITHVDGTLITSQNRIIMQVWSAEPNIGAHARILREQADGTVEVVEMTIPVRNVWESDYTAPEAEAYDDLMGWTLQDAPEHGGVLITDVAAMGPAHRLNMEPSTTSENLAPSRRVIDGRQRIVKIKVDGSVQWAITGVKAQGQARLDLSSIVGVAPNARADALEAYIRGAGGKPVVLSITILRNAEITATTVTGSALELSEADLQALYAEHGISNNSNNIVLYAQPEAYTEAPDLDNWTPPATGN; encoded by the coding sequence ATGAAACTGACTCGTTTTGCAGCAATTGCTGCACTGGCAATTGGCACCACGTCGCCCCTTGCTCTGCATGCTGACGGCCTGACGACTGGTGCAACCTTGCAGGAAGCACATTCGACACGGACCAACGTAACTGATGACATGCTGAACCGCCTGCGTGGCACCACGCCGCGCTTTGATTACACCATGTGGCTGCACCCTGAGCTCCAACTGAGCGAAAGCACCGTTGAACCCTCTCTGGGCTATCTGGAACGCATTCGCCGCATGGAAGAAGCAACCATTTATCTGCAAAACAGCAGCGCAACTACCGAGCAAGGCTCGAGTGGTTCTGGCGTTATCATTGATAACATCAACTGCTGGGCCCTGACCAATCACCACGTGATTGAAGGCGCCGATTTTGTGAATGTGAGCTTTATCAATGGCTGGCTGACCGATGGTACGCCGCAGATTGAAAATGTCAGCGCAACCATCATTGGCTACCCCGGCGACAAGACCCAAGACTTCGACTTGGCTCTGATTCAACTGGACCATTGTAATGGTGCAGCATGGGCGCCCGTCATCACGGACCACACTCTGGTTCAGGTTGGCGAAACCGCTGTTGCTGTTGGTAACCCAATGAGCCAAACATGGTCGGTAACCACAGGTACTGTGAGCCATACCTCGCGTATGACTCTTGGCACTTGGCCGATGCTCCAGACTGATGCCTCGGTAAACCCGGGTAACTCTGGTGGCCCGCTGTTTGACCAAAATGGTGAAGTGATTGGCATTAACACGTCAATCCTGTCTCGCCAACGTGAAAACAACGGTCTGGCCTTTGCTGTTCGCAGTGATCTGGTGCGCTTGTTCCTGAACAACATGTACCGCTACGGTCAAATGCAAGTAAACCAAATCGGTATTCAGATCGGTGGCATTTCCAAGTCGGAAGCCGCAATCATGGATATTCCGGGCGGTGTTTTGGTCAGCAAAGTTATGCCTGACACACCTGCAGCTGAAGCTGGCATCCAAGAAGGTGACATCATCACGCATGTTGACGGCACGCTGATCACCAGCCAAAACCGTATCATCATGCAAGTCTGGTCGGCCGAGCCCAATATTGGTGCTCATGCACGCATTCTGCGTGAACAAGCCGATGGCACGGTTGAAGTTGTGGAAATGACCATCCCCGTACGTAATGTCTGGGAATCGGACTATACCGCACCTGAAGCTGAAGCTTATGATGACCTGATGGGTTGGACTCTGCAAGATGCACCCGAACATGGTGGTGTTCTCATCACTGATGTTGCAGCCATGGGCCCGGCACATCGCCTGAACATGGAGCCGAGCACAACTTCTGAAAATCTGGCACCTTCGCGTCGTGTCATTGATGGCCGCCAGCGCATCGTCAAAATCAAAGTTGACGGTAGCGTGCAGTGGGCAATCACTGGCGTGAAAGCACAAGGTCAAGCTCGCCTGGATCTGAGCAGCATCGTTGGCGTCGCACCGAATGCGCGTGCAGATGCTCTGGAAGCGTATATTCGTGGTGCCGGCGGCAAGCCCGTCGTTCTGTCTATCACGATCCTGCGCAATGCTGAAATTACGGCAACAACCGTAACAGGCAGCGCACTTGAACTGTCTGAAGCTGACCTTCAGGCCCTGTACGCAGAGCATGGCATCAGCAACAACAGCAACAACATTGTGCTGTACGCTCAGCCTGAAGCTTATACCGAAGCACCGGATCTGGATAACTGGACTCCGCCTGCAACCGGTAACTAA